The Candidatus Latescibacterota bacterium genomic interval ATTGAATTAGTATTGTTGTTCGGTTTTTAAAGGAGATATCTAATGAAGCGTTTTATTATTGCTATGGCACTCGTAGTTTTCATGACCGGTGCCGTTTCGGCAGAAGGCATGATGTTCGGTATGAAGGGTGGACTCAATCTGGCGAATATGACTGGCGATGATGTTGAGGATAACAAGATGAAGATGGCGTTTGGTGGCGGTGTTTGGATGAACTATGCTTTCACCGAGGCTATCAGTCTGCAGCCCGAACTGATGTTCATGCTCAAGGGCATGGATTATGACATTACTTTAGGCACCGAAACTTTTGAAGGAATCGGCAAGACTACCTATCTCGACCTTAACATCCTGGGCAAGTATTCGATTCCCATGGAAGGCAACTTCTCGCCTAATATTTTTGCAGGTCCTTACGTCGGGATGCTGATGAGTGCAGAAGCAGATATACCGAATGAGGCTATGGACGATCTTGAGACACAGGATATGAAAGATGAGACGAAGTCGATGGATCTTGGTGTTGTATTCGGCGTAGGCTTTGACTATATGCTTGAGGAGGGTTGCATCACCTTCGACGTTCGCTATGCAATGGGACTGACGACGATCGATGATTCCGATTCAGATGATGATATGAAGAACACCGGCATCATGTTCATGGTCGGCTACGGCTTCAATTTCTAGGAAGTTCTTCGATATGGATGTGGCATTTGATGTTTAATGACATTTCATGACGCTGGATAAAGATAAAGGCACGTCGCATTGCGTCGTGCCTTTATTCTTGCCTTGTAAAGCTCCATGTAAATAACGATAATCTGTTATCTCAGGGTCGGGTGTGCCCAAAACTTGCATCGAATCCTGTTTGATCAGAAAGGAACGGATTGACTGAAGATAACGGCAGCTCAGGAACAGACAACAGGATCCGCGTCTGCGTGATGATCCCGAAATTCCATATCGGTGGAGCCGAAGTCCAGGTGATGGGCCTTCTCAGGAATATCGACAGGTCGATGTTTGCCGTTCATCTCTGCCTGTTCGGCCACGGAGTCGTCGAGATGGAAGAGGAAGCGTCCAGCCTGGTAGAAGAAATATATTACCTTGATTTCAGATGGAGATACCTGCCCGTCGCGTTTCTGAAGCTTGTAAAGTACCTGCAGGACGGAAGGTTTGACGTTCTTCACGCCCATCTTGCCTATGCGGACCTGAT includes:
- a CDS encoding PorT family protein: MKRFIIAMALVVFMTGAVSAEGMMFGMKGGLNLANMTGDDVEDNKMKMAFGGGVWMNYAFTEAISLQPELMFMLKGMDYDITLGTETFEGIGKTTYLDLNILGKYSIPMEGNFSPNIFAGPYVGMLMSAEADIPNEAMDDLETQDMKDETKSMDLGVVFGVGFDYMLEEGCITFDVRYAMGLTTIDDSDSDDDMKNTGIMFMVGYGFNF